ACGGTACTGATTCGATCCCGGACTTCGCACGCGGTTAACATCCGCATGACCCCTTTGCCTCCTACGGCCTCATCGTCGATTCAAACTTTACCGATTCGTGTAAGCGAAGATACGGTGCGTTCGGTAGAGCCACCCTTGGCCTCCGTAGCGGTCGAAGCACCTGCGCCAATGGTCGATTCAACGGCCCGGCAACCACAGTCCGTTATCGATAAAGGGTGGTCTGGGATTTCGAAACTATTTGTATCGGCACAACAGGCCATCCACGATATAAACCTGAGCCGTGACACGCTTTACCGCGATTGGCAGGTGTCGTTTGTTCCATTTTTTGGTACTAATGGGCGTTTGAGCGGACGTATCAGCAACCGCTTTTCGGTCAACGTGCTCATGGGCTATTCGTTTGGGGTTCGGGCGTTTGAGGTTGGAGGCTTGATGAACCTGGTTCGAACCGACGTCGATGGGTTTCAGGCCGCTGGTTTAGCCAATATCGTTGGGGGGCATATCGATGGTGTTCAGGCAGGGGGGCTTATCAACTATTCGAATCACTATGTAAAAGGTGCCCAGTTGGGTGGTCTGGTCAATACGGCCGGGCGTTCGGTAATGGGAGCGCAGGTGGCCGGGTTGATCAACTATGCTAATCAGGAAGTTCAGGGTGCTCAGATTGCCGGATTGATTAATGTAGCGGGTCGTTCGGTCAATGGCTTGCAACTGGCTGGCTTAATCAACGTAGCCCGTGGCGATGTGCGTGGTTCACAGATCAGTGGTATTCTGAACGTAGCTCACCGAGTAACCAAAGGCCCTCAGATTGGGTTGATCAATCTGGCCGATACAGCGGGCAGCGTGCCTGTTGGTCTCCTGAGTTTTGTCCGAAAAGGCGGATACAAACGTATTGAACTAGCGGCTAATGAGGTCAATCTGTTGAATGTAACCCTACGAACGGGCGTGCAGCGATTGTACAACATACTGACCGCCGGGCACAGTTTCGACCGGGTAGGTAGTCCCCGACTTAGTGCTGGCTATGGTTTAGGAACCGCCTTTCGGTTGTCGAGAGCCACCTTATTCAACCTCGAACTCATTGATCAGCACTTGTTCTATTTCGACGGAACGTATCCACGCGGCTGGAACAACCACATTCGACTGAACACCCTGATTGAAACTCGATTGAGTAACCACATCGCATTGGCATTCGGGCCATCGGCCAACTGGTATTTCAGTACCGACGACCGACCTATCCCGCTACTACAACCCGAAATCCTGTTAGTTTCTGACCGTGCCGATGCGTACAGTAATGCGCGTCATTGGGGTTGGCTTGGCTTGCAGGTTGGCTTACGGTTCTTTTGACAGATGGATTCAGGGCCTATAACAGCGTGTATCTATACAAAAGTGATGGCTGCGCAAGTAACCCTTCTCTTATTAACAAGAGAGGGAGTTGGGGAAGTGAAAATTTTTTTGTCGTCACATAGGGGGAGAGGCATGTATGACTGTCATGATGCTAAATGAGCTATGAATACAACCTGAATAGCTCCAAAATCTGTAAATCGACAAGTAGATTATGACACGCACAAAATTCTTAGGTATTTCGCTCGTTACCATCGCTCTTTCTTTATCTGGCTGCTCCTTAATTCGGGAAGATGTTGGATCTTACCAGATGGCTCAGCAAAGCTACGCACTCACCAATTTTGATCGACTGGATATGGGAAGTGCTTTTGTTATTATGGTTCAGCAGGGAACCGATTATAGCATATCGGTGGAAGGCGACCGACGAAATCTGGATGACCTGGAGGTGTATACGCGCAATGGTATACTCAAAGCGCAGTATCGCGTAGCCCGAAATCGCCAATACGCTACCACGTTCCGAATTACGATGCCCAGTCTGCGTGGAGTAGATTTTTCGGGCGCCGTTCGGTCAACGGTAACGGGCTTTACAAATCTGGATGGGTTCGATGTTACGTTATCGGGCGCTTCTGAAGGCCAGTTTAATATACAGGCCTCCCGGCCAACGATCAATCTATCCGGCGCTTCGGTATTGCGGATGACTGGCAAAGGGACGTTCCTGACGGCTGATTTGTCCGGTGCTTCGAGCTTACAGGCGTTCGATTACCCCGTCGATAATGCTGGACTGGAACTGTCGGGAGCCAGTAAAGCGAACGTAAGTGTAAACAGCAGTCTGGTCGTTGAGGTCAGTGGAGCCAGCGCTGTTCGTTATCGTGGCAAACCCGCAGTTGCTCAACGAGTGAGTGGAGCCAGTACTGTACAGAACGAGTTATAGTTTTATACGTCACTCTTACCTCTAAAAAGCCCGAAGGGGACTTAGATCGAATCTGAGTCCCCTTCGGGCTTTTTAGAGGTAAGAGTATATTATTATGGCTTCGGACTAGCAGCCGCTGTGCTATCCGCTTTCTGTTTCGCTTCGGCTTTGGCTTTCTTCTTGAAGAAGCCACGCAACAGAAAATTACTCTGGGCGGCTTTCAGGTCTTCATTCAGTAGCTCCGTACCTTTACTTAAGTTGCGCAGCGTTACCTGTAGATTGGTTGCTGTCTCCTTGTCGGTCAGCAGGATACCAAGCGGGCTGTTGGTATTGTTCAGCTTATCCGATGCCCGATTCAGGTTGATCGATGTTTGCCGTAAAGTAGCCACACTTTGGTCGGCAGCAGTTACCGTCGATTCGAATCGGGTGGCGGCCCGGCTCAGGCGTCGAAATACCGTTGTATCAGTCACTAATTCGTTAGCCAGGGTTCCTTTCGTATTCAGTTTTGCAGCAAACTGCGCCACTGAGCCCGTCACTCGAACGGTATTGTCGGACGCTTTTTCCAGATTGACCATAGCCCGCTTGAAATTGTCGGCAACGATCGAGTCAGTCAGAACAGCCCCTACAGTACCTTTTCCTCGCCTTAGATTACCAACCAGTTCTTTAAAGTCATTGGTCACTTTCAGGAGGTTGTTGTTGTTCTCCTGCAAGGTCGCCATGATTTGATCGGAACTCAGGGCCTCGGTAGTTTTTAGGCGATCCCCATCTTCAACTTCGGGCTGGCGTGTTGTACCGCCGGCAATCACAACGATTTTATTCCCGATCAGCCCGTCGGAGCTAATAGAGGCCGAAGCATCTTTACGAATGAATTGCTTGGAGCTTTCCTCAATATTCATGTCGACCTCTACCTGAGAATTGCTCACGAAGCTGATCCGTTTAACTGTACCAATTTTGACACCGGAGAACCAGACGTTATTCCCGTTTTTCAGGCCGCCAACGTCTTTAAAAAGTGCAATAAGCCGAATGGTACTGGTGAAGCGCTTTTGCTGGCCACCCAGTACAAATATTCCCGCGATCAGAATAATAATGCCCAGTAGGACGAATATGCCTACGACCACGGAGCGTTTTGTCGATTCAGTACTCATTTCTAGTATAAGTGGAGTCAGTGAAAGTGGTGTAGTATATGCAATTAGTGTAATCGGTGAAGCCCGTAAAATGTTTAAATTCTTCAATCATTAACCTCAATCCACAAATTTGTAATCGTAAAATTGCTGTATGCGTTCGTCTTTGTCGGCAAATACCTCATCGAAGGTTCCCACGCGCGCAAATTTGCCATCCAGCAGCATCGCTATTCGGTCGCCGGTAGTTTTAGCGCAGGTCAGATCGTGGGTGATAATGATGGAGGTAGCACCGAGCCGCTCCTGCACGTCGTTGATCAGGTTGTTGATTTCCACGCTGGTGATCGGGTCCAGCCCAGCCGTTGGCTCGTCATACAGCATTACCTCCGGCTTCAGAATCAGTGTGCGGGCAATGCCAATCCGTTTCCGCTGCCCACCTGACAGTTCGGCGGGCATCTGGTCGATGGTTTGTGACAGGCCGACATCGTCCAGCGCTTTTTTGACGGCTTTATCAATTTCTCCACGACTCAGGTTTCGAACGTTTCGTACGAGCGGAAATTCCAGGTTTTCGCGGATGCTCATGCTGTCGTAAAGGGCACTGCTCTGGAACGAAAACCCTACCTTCTGGCGAAACTCATCCAGTTCTTTACCACGTAAGGTTTCCACATCCTCACCCAGAATAATTACTTTCCCGGCATCAGGTTTAAGCAGGCCTACCATAATTTTGATCAGAACCGATTTGCCCGTTCCCGAACGGCCCAGTACCACCACGTTTTCACCTTTATTCACCTCTAAATCAACCCCACGCAGCACGTGCAAACTGCCAAAGGACTTTTTCAATCCTTCGATTACAATAACGGGTTCATTTTTCTTTTCGCTCATAGTTTAATGATTGAATGATTGAATGATAGAATGATTGAATAGCTGTCGCCCATTATTAATTCAATCATTCTATCATTCAATCATTCTAAATTGTTTAACTGCCCCGAATGGCGGATACGATTTGTAGAGAGAGTAATTCTTCAATAAATACCAGGAACATGGCGGTTACTACCGACGAGTTGGCCGCTTTACCGACTCCTTCGGTTCCTTTGGAAGAGTGATACCCTTTATAGCAGCCAACCATGCCGATGGTGAAGCCAAACACAATGGATTTGATGACCGACGAAAAAATGTCGAGGTAGGTTATGGCCCCAAAAACCTCCTGAATGTAGGACGTAAAACTCGTTTGCTCGTTGGCATTTACATTGAGAAAGGCCCCGATCAACGCCACGAAAACGGTATACATCGTGAGCAGCGGAATGGTAAACGAGGTAGCTAACACACGGCTTACGACCAGAAATTTGAATGGATTCGTTCCCGACACTTCCATAGCATCGATTTGTTCGGTAACGTTCATCGAACCGATTTCGGCACCGATGCTTGAACCAACTTTACCGGCGGCAATCAAAGCGGTTACCAGTGGGCCCAGGGCCCGAACAACGGCAATGGCAATGAGCGAGGGGAGCCAGGAGGTAGCGCCAAACTCCGACAGCGATGGTCGCGACTGATTGGTAAATACCATGCCCGTGATGAAACCGGTGGTTGAAATCAGCAGGAGCGATCGATAACCAACTTCGTAGCATTGGCGGATAATCTCCTTAAATTCATAGGGGGGAACAAACACTTCCCTAAAGAAGCGCCCAATGAAAGCGGCCACATCGCCCAGATTCAAAAAAAGCTGGTCTAACTTTCGTGTAGTGACAGGCCGGCCAGTAGCCTTTTGGGATTTATTGGCGTCCGATTGCATTCAACTGGTGGAAAATTAGGTTTATGCCAAAGGTATCTGACTCAAAGGGATCTGATGTTTCTGTTGACGCCTTCAGAATCCAAAGAATCAGGAGAACCCTACCAAATCTGACAACTCAAAGCGGGCTGATCAGAAACTTAGGATTACGTATACCCATATAACTGATTTGTTGAGCCGTGGTTTTATTTTGGCAAAAGTAGTCGAAGCGCAACAACCTGTTGCGCTTCGACTGATCAATTCCAGAAAGTTTATAGAAACGAATTAGGCTGCCTGTTGAAAGCCAATGGGTTGCCAGGCCCGGTAGGCTGTCTGGGGGGCTGGTGACAGAAACGAGGAGTAGTCATTGGGGCGCGACATAACTTCTTTATAAAGCAACACCCGGTAGAGGTAGTACCGGGTTTCGCGAGGCAGGTTCATTCGGTAGTAATCCCGGTGTGCGTACCGTTTGAGCTGATTTTTGATTAGGCCCGGTCCCGCATTATACGCAGCCGCTACCAGCGACCAGGAACCCAATTGGGAATAAAGGGCTCGTAAGTACCGACAGGCAGCATCGGTTGCTTTCTGGACATTGAATCGTTCATCGACCCGTTTGCCTACTTTCAGACCCAGGTCACGGGCTGTGCCCGGCATGAGTTGCCAGTAACCAGCCGCACCAACCCGCGAAACCGCCCTGGGTCGGAGTGCACTTTCGGCCAGGGGAATGTAGCGGAAATCGTCAGGAATGTCATACTTCGCCAGAATTGGGTCGATGATTGGGAAAAACGAGTCGGCACGTTGTTGTAAGTTACCCAGGTCGCTGGCATGGGAACGGAACAACGTAAAGACGTGCTTCCACCGATCCACCACATCCGACTGATCGAGTGGTAAGCATTCTCCGCAAAAATTTACATCAAGTAAGGGCAGGTCAGGGGCGTTAGCCAGTGCCGGGTTTAAGAACGTTTCTGCTGTCGGTCGAAAATGACGCGATGCCGTAGCATCGGATTTGGCCACAACAGTAGCTTTGGACAGGAGCGAAACGGGGTTCGCATTCATAGGAATAAATTTCGCGGCAATCGCAACAGCCGGGCGAAACGCGGCCATTAAAACTGAAAATCCAAGACGCTTTAACAAGACTAAATTCAGGATGGTAATGAGTGATAACGATTGTGGGTTTGATTTAGTGCCTTGATAATCAATCATATATAGGAAACGACGTATTGGTAAAATAGGATTTTTCAAGGTGTTGCCGACGAAAGCTACTGGCAGTCAGTGGCTTCCCAATAAAATCGTACTGACGTATAAAGTTGAACCGTTTGGCAGAAAAAAGGGTGATGGCCCTGTTAAAAATTCCTAACTTTCGGCTGCCTTACCCGTTGCTCGATGAATGAGGAGGTAGGTAGCGACTTATGATTGAAATCGGACGAATAAATACGTTGACGGCGCTTCGGCAAACCAGTGTCGGGTTTTTTCTTGGGGACCTGTCGGATCGGAAAACGCAGGATTTTAACAATGATATTCTCCTGCCTAACAAATACGTGCCTGAAACACTGGAAATTGACGATAATATCGATGTATTTGTGTACACCGACTCCGAAGATCGTCCCATAGCTACAACCTTAACTCCCGCCATCCAGCGTAATGAGTTTGCCACATTGCAGGTGGTTTCGATAACCAGTGCCGGGGCCTTTCTGGACTGGGGGCTGGAAAAAGACCTGCTCGTGCCCCATCGCGAACAGGCCCGACCCATGCAGATTGGGGAGTGGTATGTGGTGTTCATGTACCTGGACCGGCGTACCAACCGATTGGTGGCATCGAGCAAGGTAAGCCGGTTTCTGGACCCGGATGTCAGTGAATTACAGGAGGGCGACGAAGTGCAGTTACTGGCCTACGAAACCACAGATCTGGGTGTAAACGTTATCATTAACAACCGCTACAAGGGGCTGATTTACGCCAATGAAATTTTCCGAACCGTACAACCGGGAGATCCGCTTATTGGCTACATCAAAAACATTCGCGACGATGGCCTGGTCGATGTAAGCTTACAAAAGGCTGGTTTTGAGAACGTAGAGCCCAATGCCCAGCGCATCCTGACGCTCCTGAAAGTCGAGAACGGGTTTCTGCCGCTGACCGATAATAGCCCACCCGAGGAGATTTATAAAGCGCTTGAAATGAGCAAAAAAACCTTCAAAAAAGCCATCGGAACCCTTTATCGCGAACGAAAAATCGTGCTCGAAGAGAAAGGAATACGGCTGGTTTAGTATGCTTTTCTGAAGGTTTTTTTGCTGGTTGGAAGTCATCATCGTTTGCGTAACTACTCGTTGATCAGGCGGTTGTCTATTTTTTATTTAGAAGCTCATTAAGGACCTGTTTAAGTCGATTGTTATCAGCATTCAAACGCAGCGACTTTTGATACATAAGAATAGCTTCTGCTCTCTTGCCACTTTGTTGTAAAATTTCGGCGTAACTGTTATAGGGTTGCCATGCCTGAGGTTCGGTGAATGTTAGAAGTTTAAGCGTCTCCAAAGCCTGATTCGTATCACCATGTAGCAGAAATTGACGACCGGCATAATCCAGCTCTGCCGGTGAAAACGAATACTGAGTTGTATCTGCTTTGGCTATGAGAAAGCGTGCCGCTCCATAGTCGGGGCCTCCTTCCCAACGCTCGCCCGGTTCGAATTGAAGTTTGCCAAATCGCTTAAGAGCGGGTATAACATCCGCGTTCGTCAGGATTCGCTTTGGATTTTCAAGAAAATAGGGTTCAAAAATTTGCAGGTCGGCTAACCCGAATGTGTGGGAGAGTAGTTGCCGAATGGTAATTGTGGTGAATGGAAAATCAGGAAGATAGTTGATCAGCGGGTCATCAAGCTTGATCTTGCCTTGCTCGTAGAGTTGTAAAATAGCAACGGCTGTAAACGTTTTTCCAATAGACGCCAGTTGAAAACGGGTTTCATTTCGATTGAGTAATTTATCGTTCACGCGGGCAAACCCAAACGATTTCTGGTAAACAATTTTGCCTTGTTCAGCAAGCAAGACATTGCCATTCAGGCGCTGTTCGTTCTGTAAGCCGGTAAAGAGGCTATCCAAACGCTGAGTCGTCGGTTGAGCCACCGTAGGCAATTGATAGATGAACAGTAAACTGATTAGAAGTGTAAAACAAGCAATCCCGAACCCGTTTTGTAAAGTAAACAACCAGTAACTTGATTGTAATTGATGAGGTTGCATAAGTTCAATAATGGTAAATTATTAATTCAACTTTTGTAGAAAAAATGACTTGCCAATAGCCTGTTTTTATTGCTATGTGCTTGATTTTCAGTGTTTTGATTTTATTTGAATTTTAGTTGTACTGCCCAGAATTGGACAGCATTCGTTCATTTGCGGATATCTCTAGCTAATTCCTGGCCTAATTTTAACGATCAGTAAGTGCCATTTTTAACCAAACATTAACCTTCACTTTAAGCCTGCTTCAGGCTGCCTGACGTTTTTTGTATGGTCGGCAAGAGGTCCCATTGACGGCTGAATTCCAACTGGATTTTCGCCGGAATTGGGCTCAACTACCGACCGTGAATACAACAAATTGTATTTGAAACAGAAGACAGTTAATGCCTTCATTAGCAGTCATGAAAGCGTTCATTCAACTCCCCGCCAAAGCGTTGTTGCTTGCCATTGGATTAGCCGGGGCTGGTTTACACCCCTCCTTTGCGCAAGTAACCGAACCTGAACAGCAATCGGCTCCTGTAACCGACCAAACGATTATCTCTGCCATTGCCCCGTACCGCGACGATGTTCGTCGATCTATTCTACTGGTCAGTCAGCAACCTCAGGTACTGACAGCGCTGGCTCAGCAACGGGCCAACAGTGAACAGACCTTTGTGAATCGGATTCAGACCTATGGACAGAAGAAACAGGCCTGGTTTTACGACATCGCCCGGTTTCCGGATGTGATGCACGCGCTGGCAACCCTGCCTGCCGGAACCAGCGAATCGTCGGTGAAAGACCTGACGAAAAACTTACCCGCTGATTTGCAGGAAACCGCCTGGAAACTGTATCGCCATCATCACGATGATCTGGTGCAGGTTGATAATCTGAATCAACAGGCCGACCTGGCATTCGATAACCTGATCAACCCACTGGATATTCCAACGCAGAATGCCTTCCGGCAATTGATCAACATGCCGGACGTGCTGACTCAACTGACTGACCAGATCGATAAAACGACCCTTCTGGGCGAAGCGTATCGCGCTAATCCTGATCAGGTTACCAGAGATTTGACGGCTTTGCACGATAGTTTATCCGTACAGAACCAGCAGGAACTGGCTGCCTATCAGAATGAGCTGAATAACGACCCGCAGGCTAAACAGGAATTGCAACAGGCTGGACAGGCCTATGCACAGGCCAATGGGTACAATACGGGTATCAATCCTAACCCTGCCTGGGTGAATAGCTCGTATTATTATCAGAACCCCTATCCATTCTGGTTTGGGTATCCTTACTGGTACGCATCGCCACTCTGGTATCCATCGGCCTGGTGGTATGGAACAGGCTTCTATTTTGGACTTGGTGGCAACATGGTCATGTTCGGTTTACCGTCGCTGGGCTTCTCAAACTGGTTCTTTACCACAGGCCGATACGCCTACCCGCATTTGTATAACCGTTTCAATAATTACTATGTCCGTACCATTGGCGAACGACATGTCTGGGCACCGGCCAATGCCGGGTTTATGTCGGCTGCCCATCGTGCCTTTGGGTCTGGCATACCCAACGCCCGTGCCAATTGGCTGACCAATCCTGGCCAGTACAGCCGGTCGGTTAATGGGAACAATGCAGGTTCAGCGCGGGTAGCATCGCCTGGCCGTTATCAGGGCGCTAACGCCAATACATACCACTCGCAGGCTTGGGGTGGTGCATCCCGGTCGTTTGGAGGTGGTGGATTTAGTGGTGGAGGCTTCCATGGTGGCTTTGGCGGTTTCCACGGTGGCCGTCGTTAGCAAAGCGGTATTCAATTACAGAAAGCTGTGGATTGATGTGAACATATTGGTTGCATCAATCCACAGCTTTCTGTAATTGAATACCATCCTTTCTGGCAAGTTGGTAGAGAAGTTTTTCTAATTTCGCGCCAACTATTACCACTATGCATATACTCATCGTTGAAGATGAAGCATCGATAGCCGGTTTTCTTCGGAAGGGACTCGAAGCAAATGGCTTTCATGTTCAGATTGCCTCCGACGGGCTTATGGGGCAAAAAATGGCCCTTGATTACCCCTATGATCTGATTATTGCTGATGTCAATCTACCCCGGCAAAATGGACGGGATATGGTAGAAATTCTCCGTAGACAGCAGGTCGATACCCCGATTCTGATGCTCAGTGCACTGGGGACCTCCAACGATATTATTACCGGACTGGATGTAGGGGCCGACGATTATCTGGTCAAGCCCGTTCAGTTTGATATTCTGATGGCTCGCGTACGGGCGTTGACCCGGCGTCATACCGGACGGTTAAATTCAGAACCAACGCTGGTGGTTGGGGATCTGGTGCTCAATCAGGACGAGCGGACTGCCAAACGCGGTAATCGGCCCATTAATCTGACCGCCAAGGAGTTTCAGTTGCTGGAATACCTAATGCAGAATCAGGGTCGGGTCGTGTCCCGTGCTTCGATTGCCGAACAGGTCTGGGATATGCAATACACTATGAGTAGCAATTCGATCGAAGTGTATGTGGGTATTCTGCGCAAAAAAATCGACCAGCCCGGCTCCCCCCAACTGATTCATACTGTCATTGGCGAAGGCTATGTGCTGCGGGCACCGTAAACATTGTCTTTAATGGTCATTAAGTGGTCATTTATTGTTATTCGTCGTACGGCAAATTATTCATTTACAATAGACGTTAATCAATGACTACCCAATGACCACTTAATCACTATTAACTTATCGTTCCAGTTTAAAGCCCTTATCCCGCCTTACGCGTTGCGGTCGGTTGGCCACATCCCAGCCCGTCAGGTAAATCCAGCGGGCAATACGCGTCACTTTTGCGGTATTGATGCGGTCGGGTTCGTCTTTGGGGGTATGATAGTCGGTATGAAGAAGCGTGGTGAAGGCAATGGCAGGCACATTGGCACGGGCGTAGGGGAGGTGGTCGGAACGGAAATACCAGCCTTCAGGATGATCAGGTTTATCCCATAGCGTGTCGAGTTTAAAATGCGCTTCCGACTGATTGACCGCCAGAGCCGCATTAACCAGATCGGTCGAGTTGCGATGCGGAGGCTGTTGCCCCAGAATACAGGCACTGTCGGGGGCGTTTCGGCCAATCATTTCCGCATTCAGGACCGCAACGATGGATTCTTTGGGTATGGTTGGTTTGTCGACAAAATACCGGGAACCCAGTAACCCCCGCTCTTCGGCACCGTGAAAAACAAATAACGCCGACCGCTTGCCGGGTTTCTGCGCAAATGCCCGTCCAATAGCCATCGTTGCTACACAACCACTGGCATTATCATCGGCCCCGTTCCAGATCGAATCCCCGGCAACTGCCCGCCGAACGCCATCATGATCCTGATGTGTACTGAACAACACGTACTCATTCTTAAGCGTAGGGTCAGTGCCTGGAACTTTGGCAACAATGTTCACCGATGGATAGCTGAAACTTTCTACATTAACCACGTTGGTAAATTGCTGGCCCGGCTGTTTGATCCAGGAAAGC
This window of the Spirosoma aerolatum genome carries:
- a CDS encoding M28 family peptidase, encoding MILHNKRTGLKRFTLALALLAVGPSITSQAQSKATQMGNAVSAIKESDIKRDLFALAGDHFRGREAGSLDELKASVWIADQLRAMGLQPAGDDGTFFQFFHIQRTRITETSRLNIGTHTLTHGQDAFILAPAIASVDAPLVFVGKGTPEELANVAIKGKAVALEFSGTPPAELSYRRFLTGTMNRRAAELIKAGALAVVWISNADAQFYFDRWTTGLERGRYDLPGGANTRVFSQAPTVWLPNSALSWIKQPGQQFTNVVNVESFSYPSVNIVAKVPGTDPTLKNEYVLFSTHQDHDGVRRAVAGDSIWNGADDNASGCVATMAIGRAFAQKPGKRSALFVFHGAEERGLLGSRYFVDKPTIPKESIVAVLNAEMIGRNAPDSACILGQQPPHRNSTDLVNAALAVNQSEAHFKLDTLWDKPDHPEGWYFRSDHLPYARANVPAIAFTTLLHTDYHTPKDEPDRINTAKVTRIARWIYLTGWDVANRPQRVRRDKGFKLER